Part of the Enterobacter pseudoroggenkampii genome, ATAAGACCATCGACAGCGCGTATCCGGATTACCAGCGCAGGCTGGTCCCCACCCGTGACGGCCTGAAAGTGACCTTTGGCAAAGTGCGCTCCACCTGGGATCTTCTGACCTCCGGCAGTTCCGAATATCAGGTGCATAAATCCCTCCCCGTCGAGACCACCGTCGACGGGCATCGCTTTACCAGCCGGGCACACATTACCGGCAGCACCACGCTGTATACCACCTACTCCCATCTGCTGAATGCCGATGAGGTGAAGCGCGAGCAGGTGCAGATCCGCGATATTCTGGCGCGCCCGGCCGCTTATATGACGGCCTCGGAGCAGCGCTGGGAGGGCTATTTGCAGAAAGGGTTAACTAACCCTAACGCCACGCCAGAGCAAACCCGCGTGGCGGTGAAGGCCATCGAGACGCTGAACGGCAACTGGCGCTCGCCGGGCGGCGCGGTACGCTATAACACGGTGACGCCATCCGTCACCGGACGGTGGTTCTCCGGCAACCAGACCTGGCCCTGGGATACCTGGAAACAGGCGTTTGCCATGTCGCATTTCAATCCGGATATCGCCAAAGAGAACATTCGCGCGGTCTTCTCCTGGCAAATCAAACCCGACGATCCGGTACGCCCGCAGGATGCCGGCTTTGTGCCGGATCTCATCGCCTGGAACCTGAGCCCGGAACGCGGCGGCGACGGCGGCAACTGGAATGAGCGCAATACTAAACCGAGCCTGGCAGCGTGGTCGGTGATGGAGGTATATAACACCACGCAGGATAAAGCCTGGCTGGCAGAAATGTACCCTAAACTGGTGGCCTACCACGACTGGTGGCTGCGCAACCGCGACCATAACGGCAACGGCGTGCCGGAGTACGGCGCGACGCGTGACAAAGCCCATAACACCGCCAGCGGGGAGATGCTCTTTACGGTCAAAAAAGGTGATAAAGAGGAATCGCTTTCCGGCCTGAACAACTATGCCCGGGTGATCGACAAGGGCCATTACGACAGTCTGGAGATCCCGGCGCAGGTTGCGGCCTCGTGGGAATCAGGCCGCGATGACGCCGCCGTATTCGGTTTTATCGATAAAGCCCAGCTGGATAACTACGTCGAAAACGGCGGCAAGCGCAGCGACTGGACGGTGAAGTTTGCTGAAAATCGCGATAATGAGGGCAAGCTGCTGGGCTATTCGCTGCTGCAGGAGTCCGTCGACCAGGCGAGCTACATGTACAGCGACAATCACTATCTGGCGCAGATGGCGAGCCTGCTGGGTAAAGAGCAGGAGGCCAGCCGCTACCGCCAGCTGGCGGATAAGCTCGCGACCTACATCAATACCTGTATGTTCGACGCGAAGAGCGGTTTTTACTATGACATCCGTATCGAGGATAAACCGCTGGCGAACGGCTGCGCAGGCACCCCTATCGTCGCGCGCGGTAAAGGACCGGAAGGCTGGTCGCCGCTGTTTAACGGTGCGGCAACACAGGCGCATGCGGATGCCGTGGTGAAGGTGATGCTGGATCCGAAAGAGTTCAACACGTATGTGCCGCTCGGGACTGCAGCGCTAACCAACCCGGCCTTTGGTCCGGATATCTACTGGCGTGGCCGGGTGTGGGTCGACCAGTTCTGGTTTGGGCTGAAAGGGATGGAACGCTATGGCTACCGGGAGCAGGCTCAAACGCTGGCAGAAAACTTCTTTAAGCACGCGAAGGGGTTAACGTCCGACGGCCCGATTCAGGAAAACTACAACCCGCTGACCGGTGCGCAGCAGGGCGCACCTAACTTCTCCTGGAGCGCGGCGCATCTTTACATGCTGTATAAC contains:
- the ygjK gene encoding alpha-glucosidase, giving the protein MKLSLTPLACALALSFSAHATAPADFKNVINRTGAPEYMHDFDADDHQRFNPFFDLGAWHGHLLPNGPQTQGGFPGVALLTEEYINFMATNFDRLNVYQNGKKIDFTLEAYSLPGALVQKLSAKDVQIVMTLRFATARTSLLETRITSKAPLELVWDGELLEKLEAKEGKPLSDKTIDSAYPDYQRRLVPTRDGLKVTFGKVRSTWDLLTSGSSEYQVHKSLPVETTVDGHRFTSRAHITGSTTLYTTYSHLLNADEVKREQVQIRDILARPAAYMTASEQRWEGYLQKGLTNPNATPEQTRVAVKAIETLNGNWRSPGGAVRYNTVTPSVTGRWFSGNQTWPWDTWKQAFAMSHFNPDIAKENIRAVFSWQIKPDDPVRPQDAGFVPDLIAWNLSPERGGDGGNWNERNTKPSLAAWSVMEVYNTTQDKAWLAEMYPKLVAYHDWWLRNRDHNGNGVPEYGATRDKAHNTASGEMLFTVKKGDKEESLSGLNNYARVIDKGHYDSLEIPAQVAASWESGRDDAAVFGFIDKAQLDNYVENGGKRSDWTVKFAENRDNEGKLLGYSLLQESVDQASYMYSDNHYLAQMASLLGKEQEASRYRQLADKLATYINTCMFDAKSGFYYDIRIEDKPLANGCAGTPIVARGKGPEGWSPLFNGAATQAHADAVVKVMLDPKEFNTYVPLGTAALTNPAFGPDIYWRGRVWVDQFWFGLKGMERYGYREQAQTLAENFFKHAKGLTSDGPIQENYNPLTGAQQGAPNFSWSAAHLYMLYNDFFRKQ